The stretch of DNA CAAAATGAACGGCCGCGAAGTATTCAAATTTGCCGTCCGCCAAATGGGTGAATCTTGTATTCACGTGCTTGAGAAAGCAGGGCTAAATAAAGAAGACGTCGATTTCTTGCTCCCTCATCAAGCGAACATTCGCATTATGGAGGCGGCTCGCCAGCGGCTGGAGCTATCGGAAGACAAAATGTCTGTTACGATTAATAAATTCGGCAATACGTCGGCAGCTTCGATTCCTTTAACGATCGTGGAGGAGCTGGAAGCTGGAAATATAAAAGACGGTGACCTGCTGATCATGGTAGGATTTGGCGGCGGTTTGACCTGGGGCGCCATCGCCATGAGATGGGGACGATAAAAAGTGGAAGAACAGATAAGGAGTGGAAATATGGGAAAACGCAGAGTAGTTGTTACAGGACTTGGCATTATTTCACCTGTGGGAAACACATTGGCAGAAGCATGGGCTAATATTCTCAGCGGATATAATGGAGTCAAGCCGCTGACGCGGGTCAATGCAGATGACTATCCGGCGAAGGTAGCCGGGGAAATCACGGATTTTAATCCGGAGCAGTATATGGATAAAAAGGATGCCCGAAAAATGGACCGCTTCACCCAATATGCTGTAGCCGCTGCGCAAATGGCTGTGGAGGATGCGAACTTAACCATCAATGAATCCAATGCAGACCGGGTTGGTGTATGGATTGGTTCCGGCATCGGCGGCATGGAAACATTTGAAAAGCAATTTCAAACGTTTATGAAAAGGGGGTACCGCCGGGTAAGCCCATTCTTTGTTCCCATGATGATTCCGGATATGGCAGCCGGACAGGTATCGATTTTTCTTGGGGCAAAAGGCGTAAATTCATGTACTGTTACCGCTTGTGCTACGGGAACTAATTCAATCGGAGATGCCTTTAAAGTCATCCAGCGCGGAGATGCGGATGCGATGATCACCGGCGGAAGCGAGGCGCCGATTACGCAAATGTCCATGGCGGGATTCAGTGCCAACACAGCCCTATCCACTAATCCTGATCCGAATCAAGCCAGCCGTCCATTCGATGCGAACAGAGATGGATTTGTGATGGGAGAGGGAGCCGGCTTATTAGTTCTGGAAGAATTAGAACATGCCCAGAAGCGGGGCGCGAAAATTTATGCAGAAATCGTCGGCTACGGCGCTACCGGAGATGCCCATCATATTACGGCTCCTGCTCCAGGGGGCGAAGGCGGAGCAAGAGCGATGAATCTGGCGATTGAAGACGGCGGACTTAAGCCGGAAGAGATCGACTATATTAACGCTCATGGTACTAGCACCCCCTATAATGATAAGTTTGAAACAATGGCTATTAAGCAGGTCTTTGGCGATCATGCGCAGAATCTGTCCATCAGTTCTACCAAGTCGATGACAGGCCATTTGCTGGGAGCAGCCGGCGGTGTAGAAGCGATCTTCACTGTGCTGGCGATTCAAAAGAGCATGGTTCCGCCTACCATTCACTATGAAACGCCGGATGCGGAATGTGATCTGGATTACACGCCGAATGAATCGAAGAAAAGAGAAATCAACGCAGCTATCAGCAACTCTTTAGGATTCGGCGGACACAACGCTACCATCGTTTTTCGAAAGTTTAAAGCATAGCGCGAAGGGAAGCCGGACTCATCAGGCTAGATGAGTCCGGCTTCTTTTTGGTATGTTTGGACAATTTATTCATACATATATAGGACAAGCAACTGCAATTCAAAAAACAGAAAAGGAAGTAGAAAATGGCTATTCGACTGACTGTTTTTTTAGTTGGATTTGGTTTGGCCGTTCTTGGGGGCGTCAGCTGTATTATGTATTTAAATTTATTAACCACCGGGATGTCGCTGGGTGAATATATCGGGTTTATTACTTCTAGATCGGAATGCTATTTATTAGCCGCTGGTTTTGTGTTGATGGCTGTTTCCATCTACTATCCAAGTAAGTAAGAAAATATGAACACAGCAGGAATAAATTAACTGTGTTTTGCCCATACTTTAAGACAAATGGATGAAGAAGTGAGGAGGTTTATTATGTTATATCTTCATGATGTCTGGGTGAACTGGTTTGAAGGGGAGGAGAATGGCTATAATGTTTGTCATTTTCACGAATGGCGGAAAGAAGATGCCGTGGAATTATTAGATCAAGCACCGGTCATTTTAATGAAAGAGCCTTTATTTAATTATATTGAAAATCAATTAGCCGACTTGCCGAAGCAGCTGCTGGAAGATGTCAGAAAAAAAGCCTTTCTGCGCAAAAACCATGAGCGGGTTCAGCTCGAGCACTGTTTTGTGGCGACGGACGGAAAAGGAGTGCTCGCTGTTGATACGATGGGCTATACGATTCCAGTGCGCAAAAGCCGGCTCGTTCCGAGGCAAGAGCAATTAGTGCATGAAATGTTTGACGTTCATCCCATTAATGAATACGATTTTGAAGTAGAAATGGAAGAGAAAGAATATCATATTCTCTCGCTTCATCCGTATAGCATGACGGGGTTAACCAGAAAGGAAAGGCAGCTGAAACAACTGCTGTTTATGGCATTAGATCAATTATTTTCTTCAAGAAATTCAGCGGAAATCCGCTATTGGTACACGGAATGGGCACCTGGTAAATACCGTGAAATTCAGGCGATGACCACAAACGAGGTCAAGCAATCCTTTCATGAAGAAGTGATGCTCGGCTGGACGGCGCAGCATTACCGTTTATGTAAAAATCTTGTGAAAGGACATGCTTTTTTTGAGAAACTATGGGAAGTTGAAACCGCTTCTAAAATTAATCAGTCGAGCAATCATTAATCAATTGGAGGATGTTTGAAAATGCCTCCTTCGACTAATGAGAAGACAAATTAAACACCCAGGAATGCTGATTTGACAGCATTCCTGGGTGTTCGTTTTTTCACTTTTGGGCTGAACCATCCTTTTCTGGTCATCCTCTAATGTCCGTTGGGTCCCGTGAAATGAAAAGCCCATCCGGCTGCAAACGGCCGGATAGACTTAAAAAAGATTATTTTCTTTTTCTGCCGAGTCCCATCGCGTTCTCCATTTTTTTCAGCATTTTGCCGGCAACTTGATTGGCTTTTTCTGCTCCCTCATCCAGAATGCGGTCAAGTTCTTCTGAGTTCACCAATTCATAATAGCGTTTTTGAATCGGCTC from Bacillus xiapuensis encodes:
- a CDS encoding YjbA family protein; amino-acid sequence: MLYLHDVWVNWFEGEENGYNVCHFHEWRKEDAVELLDQAPVILMKEPLFNYIENQLADLPKQLLEDVRKKAFLRKNHERVQLEHCFVATDGKGVLAVDTMGYTIPVRKSRLVPRQEQLVHEMFDVHPINEYDFEVEMEEKEYHILSLHPYSMTGLTRKERQLKQLLFMALDQLFSSRNSAEIRYWYTEWAPGKYREIQAMTTNEVKQSFHEEVMLGWTAQHYRLCKNLVKGHAFFEKLWEVETASKINQSSNH
- the fabF gene encoding beta-ketoacyl-ACP synthase II, which produces MGKRRVVVTGLGIISPVGNTLAEAWANILSGYNGVKPLTRVNADDYPAKVAGEITDFNPEQYMDKKDARKMDRFTQYAVAAAQMAVEDANLTINESNADRVGVWIGSGIGGMETFEKQFQTFMKRGYRRVSPFFVPMMIPDMAAGQVSIFLGAKGVNSCTVTACATGTNSIGDAFKVIQRGDADAMITGGSEAPITQMSMAGFSANTALSTNPDPNQASRPFDANRDGFVMGEGAGLLVLEELEHAQKRGAKIYAEIVGYGATGDAHHITAPAPGGEGGARAMNLAIEDGGLKPEEIDYINAHGTSTPYNDKFETMAIKQVFGDHAQNLSISSTKSMTGHLLGAAGGVEAIFTVLAIQKSMVPPTIHYETPDAECDLDYTPNESKKREINAAISNSLGFGGHNATIVFRKFKA